A single window of Streptomyces aquilus DNA harbors:
- a CDS encoding ATP-binding protein, whose translation MADQQGSSGLGRGFTFVGRRQELDLLLAVTRRPPAVVMIEGEAGMGKSRLVLEATAILKTEGWRVVTGFCCPLREPLPYGPVVDALGKVGPWLPATGLPPTAGALAPLLPDLADRLPAAPATPGHPGALRHQLIQAVRSVLDVVGRVILVVEDLHWADDATRELLLLLARDLPDQFVLVVTYRAEDLPPGTAALGAAYRPPPCTSGTVIRLSPLTENEVADLAGAALGSHATPELCAVLHRRSEGLPLVAEEDLITLRDQACRDVRELERAEVPTGLREAVTERLTSLSPIGAAVVDAAAVLAVPATEELLAEVAGLDGDAAAEGLVDALRAAVLRVTDSGRYTFRHVLAQQVAYRYIPWPRRARLHRRAIDELQTHDPLPLVQIARHTLATGDQGGWLEQIEQAVDQAVALGDTGTAATLLHRILDQPGVDTERRSRAALALARIVNYGVDYAVTARELRTVLADPQLPDAVRGEIRLGLGLVMLNVGADPAGFRELAHAVDELAATQPHKAAMAMFNLALNERDGAAAHAWDWQSRAERTVRDGADERSRRLVQINRLILMARDGDPAVWPLLDRLPRRDAAGAVPRDATYALYSLAEVAIQLGHDRRAQALLREVENLVEHATHGRIECLPRVVELRLDWLAGRWTRLEEDYAALTQAHPDVKQIDIDRALCRGHLAFAQGRRSLAHGHLATAAAAASGTSEVDVSTRIAAALAAARLAEGDPQAAWAIAEPALSTLRGLRSWTRTMDLVPVAAEAALACGHHALVERLVAEVESDLCDRDAPAASAELALTRGLLLRATEPALAAEHFAEAQHRWQDIGRPYDVAKAAERRGEALTCVRPEEAVVHLAESRHAYADLGAGGDAARCQHRLRELGVEMSRRPGRRGYGSQLSPRELEVAKLLADGATNQDIAQTLFLSPRTVEKHVARVRAKLRTGRKEIQGSLPNSGRPGSDEPA comes from the coding sequence GTGGCTGACCAGCAAGGCTCCTCCGGTCTCGGCCGGGGCTTCACGTTCGTCGGTCGCCGCCAGGAACTCGATCTTCTACTCGCCGTCACCAGACGGCCGCCCGCCGTTGTCATGATCGAGGGCGAGGCGGGCATGGGCAAGTCCCGGCTGGTGCTCGAGGCCACCGCGATCCTGAAGACCGAGGGGTGGCGGGTGGTGACGGGCTTCTGCTGCCCGCTGCGCGAGCCCCTGCCGTACGGGCCGGTGGTGGACGCGCTCGGCAAGGTCGGTCCGTGGCTGCCGGCCACCGGGCTGCCGCCGACGGCCGGGGCACTGGCCCCACTGCTGCCGGACCTGGCCGACCGCCTCCCGGCGGCGCCCGCCACACCGGGCCACCCAGGTGCGCTGCGCCACCAGTTGATCCAGGCCGTGCGCTCCGTGCTCGACGTGGTCGGGCGGGTGATCCTGGTCGTCGAGGACCTGCACTGGGCCGACGACGCCACCCGCGAACTGCTCCTGCTGCTCGCCCGCGACCTGCCCGACCAGTTCGTCCTGGTGGTCACCTACCGGGCCGAGGACCTGCCGCCCGGGACCGCGGCCTTGGGCGCGGCCTACCGCCCGCCACCCTGCACCAGCGGCACCGTGATCCGGCTGTCACCGCTGACCGAGAACGAGGTGGCGGATCTCGCCGGCGCCGCGCTCGGCAGCCACGCCACCCCAGAGCTCTGCGCGGTGCTCCACCGCCGCAGCGAGGGCCTGCCGCTGGTCGCCGAGGAAGACCTGATCACGCTGCGGGACCAGGCCTGTCGCGACGTCAGGGAGCTGGAGCGGGCCGAAGTGCCCACCGGTCTACGGGAAGCGGTCACCGAGCGGCTGACCTCGCTGTCGCCGATCGGCGCCGCGGTCGTGGACGCGGCGGCGGTGCTGGCCGTACCAGCCACCGAAGAACTGCTGGCCGAGGTCGCCGGCCTGGACGGTGACGCGGCGGCCGAGGGGCTGGTCGACGCGCTGCGGGCGGCGGTGCTGCGCGTGACCGATTCCGGCCGCTACACCTTTCGTCACGTGTTGGCCCAGCAGGTCGCCTACCGGTACATCCCGTGGCCTCGCCGGGCCCGCCTGCACCGGCGGGCCATCGACGAGCTCCAGACCCACGACCCGCTCCCCCTGGTGCAGATCGCCCGCCACACGCTGGCCACCGGCGACCAGGGGGGCTGGCTCGAACAGATCGAGCAGGCCGTCGACCAGGCCGTCGCGCTCGGCGACACCGGCACCGCGGCCACCCTCCTGCACCGGATCCTGGACCAGCCCGGCGTGGACACCGAACGGCGGTCCCGCGCCGCGCTCGCGCTCGCCCGGATCGTCAACTACGGCGTCGACTACGCCGTGACCGCCCGCGAGCTGCGGACCGTGCTGGCCGATCCGCAGCTGCCGGATGCCGTCCGGGGCGAGATCCGCCTGGGGCTCGGCCTGGTCATGCTCAACGTCGGCGCCGACCCGGCCGGTTTCCGCGAACTCGCCCACGCTGTCGACGAACTGGCGGCCACCCAGCCGCACAAGGCGGCTATGGCGATGTTCAACCTGGCCCTCAACGAGCGGGACGGTGCCGCCGCGCACGCGTGGGACTGGCAAAGCCGAGCCGAGCGGACCGTCCGCGACGGCGCCGACGAGAGGAGCCGGCGACTGGTCCAGATCAACCGGCTCATCCTGATGGCACGGGACGGCGATCCCGCCGTCTGGCCGCTGCTGGACCGGCTACCGCGCCGAGATGCCGCCGGCGCGGTGCCGCGCGACGCCACCTACGCGCTGTACTCCCTCGCCGAGGTGGCGATCCAGCTCGGCCACGACCGGCGGGCCCAAGCTTTGCTGCGCGAGGTCGAAAACTTGGTCGAACACGCAACTCACGGGCGCATCGAATGCCTTCCCCGCGTCGTTGAGCTGCGCCTGGACTGGCTGGCCGGGCGCTGGACCCGGCTGGAGGAGGATTACGCGGCCCTGACGCAGGCCCACCCCGACGTGAAGCAGATCGACATCGACCGAGCCCTGTGCCGGGGACACCTCGCCTTCGCCCAGGGGCGGCGCTCCCTGGCCCACGGTCACTTGGCCACCGCGGCGGCGGCCGCCAGCGGTACGAGCGAGGTGGACGTGAGCACCAGGATCGCCGCCGCGCTCGCCGCGGCCCGGCTCGCCGAGGGGGACCCGCAGGCGGCCTGGGCGATCGCCGAACCCGCGCTGTCGACGTTGCGAGGACTCAGGTCCTGGACGCGGACCATGGACCTCGTCCCGGTCGCGGCCGAGGCCGCGCTGGCCTGTGGACACCACGCGTTGGTCGAACGGCTCGTGGCGGAGGTCGAGTCGGACCTGTGCGACCGCGACGCGCCCGCCGCCTCGGCCGAACTGGCACTGACCCGAGGTCTGTTGCTCCGCGCCACCGAGCCGGCCCTGGCCGCCGAGCACTTCGCCGAGGCGCAGCACAGGTGGCAGGACATCGGCCGTCCCTACGACGTCGCCAAGGCCGCCGAACGCCGGGGTGAGGCCTTGACCTGCGTGCGTCCGGAAGAGGCGGTCGTGCACCTGGCCGAGTCCCGGCACGCCTACGCTGACCTCGGCGCGGGCGGCGACGCGGCACGCTGCCAACACCGCCTGCGCGAACTCGGTGTCGAGATGTCGCGGCGACCGGGACGCCGCGGCTACGGATCCCAGCTGTCGCCCCGTGAGCTGGAGGTCGCCAAGCTGCTCGCCGACGGCGCGACCAACCAGGACATCGCCCAGACCCTCTTCCTGTCTCCCCGCACCGTCGAGAAGCACGTGGCCCGCGTCCGGGCGAAACTGCGCACCGGGCGGAAGGAAATCCAGGGCAGCCTGCCGAACTCCGGCAGGCCCGGATCCGACGAGCCTGCCTGA
- a CDS encoding helicase associated domain-containing protein, translated as MSGGRPTLRPRASSAPAKGDLQPACKHVETVDGEGIKLGSFLDSTRRRADKLSPERRAALDELGMRW; from the coding sequence ATGAGCGGTGGGCGACCGACCTTGCGGCCGCGCGCCAGTTCCGCGCCCGCGAAGGGGGACCTGCAGCCCGCGTGCAAGCACGTCGAGACCGTCGACGGTGAGGGAATCAAGCTCGGGTCGTTCCTGGACAGCACCCGGCGCCGGGCTGACAAACTCAGCCCCGAACGACGCGCCGCCCTCGATGAGCTCGGCATGCGCTGGTGA